A stretch of Ipomoea triloba cultivar NCNSP0323 chromosome 11, ASM357664v1 DNA encodes these proteins:
- the LOC115995670 gene encoding xyloglucan endotransglucosylase/hydrolase protein 9 yields MAFSRVEIFGFFCVGVLMVGLTSAATARFDDLFQPTSATDHLLVEGDVLRMKLDSFSGAGFQSKSKYMFGKVTAQIKLVEGDSAGTVTAFYMSSDGPKHHEFDFEFLGNTSGEPYLVQTNVYVNGVGNREERVNLWFDPTKDFHRYSIVWTSRKVLFVVDDTPIRVHSNLEAKGIPFPRDQAMGVYSSIWNADDWATQGGRVKTDWSHAPFVASYTGFEIDACECAAANTNAAANYTSQCSSSNEKRFWWDEPTVSELSVHQSHQLIWVRANHMVYNYCADTARFPVAPVECQHHRA; encoded by the exons atGGCGTTTTCGCGTGTTGAAATCTTTGGGTTTTTCTGTGTTGGGGTTTTAATGGTGGGTCTGACCAGCGCCGCCACGGCGAGATTTGACGACCTTTTTCAGCCCACCTCGGCGACTGACCATTTACTCGTTGAGGGAGATGTTCTCAGGATGAAGCTCGATAGCTTTTCCG GCGCTGGGTTTCAATCCAAGAGTAAATATATGTTCGGAAAAGTCACTGCTCAAATCAAGCTTGTTGAGGGTGATTCAGCCGGAACTGTTACCGCCTTCTAT ATGTCATCGGATGGGCCAAAGCACCATGAATTTGATTTTGAGTTTCTGGGTAACACTTCCGGTGAACCCTATCTGGTTCAAACAAATGTGTACGTCAATGGCGTGGGCAACCGGGAAGAAAGAGTGAATCTTTGGTTTGACCCAACTAAGGACTTCCATCGCTACTCCATTGTCTGGACTAGTCGCAAAGTTCT GTTTGTGGTGGATGACACGCCGATCAGAGTGCACTCTAATCTGGAGGCGAAGGGTATTCCGTTCCCGCGCGACCAAGCCATGGGGGTTTACAGCTCGATATGGAACGCCGACGATTGGGCCACGCAAGGGGGGCGCGTTAAGACCGACTGGAGCCACGCGCCGTTCGTTGCGTCCTACACCGGCTTCGAGATCGACGCGTGTGAATGCGCCGCCGCCAACACCAACGCCGCCGCGAATTATACGAGCCAGTGTAGCAGTAGTAACGAGAAGCGGTTCTGGTGGGACGAGCCGACGGTGTCGGAGCTGAGCGTGCACCAGAGCCACCAGCTCATATGGGTTCGGGCTAACCATATGGTGTACAATTATTGCGCCGATACCGCTAGATTCCCGGTTGCGCCGGTGGAGTGTCAGCACCACCGCGCCTAG